The DNA sequence GACGAACTTTGTTGTTTAGTAAAATGCCTTCGGTCAGTGAaccactctctgtctctgcttcCTGCGCTCTCCCCCGCTATAACAtatgtgtatataatataaatgtatattggaTTTCATTGATTATTTTGTTCATAGTGTTATTTCTGTTTATGTTCATATGGCAAAAGATATGTATCTTGTTATAGCTTAAGCAGATTCTTTCATCACTGGACATCAATATGATGGAAATactaaacatatatatatatattcataaacatattttttctcaaatatgtACATAACCAGCAAGTTGCTCGACAGCTTGTTTGCTGTTACATGTCAGATTTCCTTCACCATGTGGATACACTCTTTTTAAGTTAGACCCATAGTGGGTGAATGCATGGTCCGTGTCCCACTGGGAGACAACAAGTTTGGGCTTCTTAGGAGACATCTTAAGTCTCTCAAGTTATCACAACAGAATCACTTCAACTGCACAATGCTCACAATAACTGCACTGACAATTTCTGCCAAACCCAAAACGGCAAACAACAGATAGTAGTAAATGAAGCATGAGTCTGTTAGCATAGTATTGTTGGATATGTCAGAGTGGAGGTTGATCCATGCAATGCGATCAGCCTCAGACACTGTTGGGATTGTAGCAGAGCATGTTAAGCTGCAGGTTCTCGTCCCAGTGTCTGAGGATAATAAACAGCTGATTTGCAGCAGACTTGACCGCGGCTAAGTCCTTTCCTTCAGGGATACTCTGGGCACTGAGCCACATGCTAGCCTTAGCCGCTATCAGCTCCCACTCGATGAAGTAACTGGCTGAGCTGTGCTCCAGCCAGGCCAGAGCTACAGCCGATGCCCACACCATGCCCTCTGTATCCAGCTTCTTCCCGCCAGCTGGTGTCATTTCCACGCTCTCCGCTTCAGAGCCCAGTCCACTGTCAGTCTGGGagtgagaggagaaagggagctTGGCTAAGGCGGAGGCGGTAGGCGTAAGGGGGCGGATGACCTCCTGGCTGTGGCTGCAGACGGCCAGGTCTCCAGGCTGGTGCTGGTAGTGGCCCGTCAGGCCCATCTCGGTCTCCTTAGAAGAACCCTTAaacagaggtggagaggagggcCTTTGGCCGTCGTTCACAGCGCTGCCGTCTGAGCGGTGGACGGCGGCATGGGAGACGTGGTGACCCAGGCTGACCCTGTGGCTGTTGAAGGGTGACGTCCACTTCAGCTTGTCCATGGGCACGCCGATGGCCTCACAGAGAGCGCTGTCCAGGCGGAACGCGCCACAAGCCATCTGTAAGGACACCTGTGCCGGATGGAGAGATCTTTCTGTCACTGCCGAGAGCAAGCACACCGTTCTCGTGAAACCGTCTGCAAAATAGCGGTGGACCTGAGCAGCTACGCACCAGAGGAATGTAGTCTTTGTTCTCATTCTCGTTCTCCCCAATGGACTCGCTGGTCCTGCTGTGTGTGCGAAACATGAAGCCCCTGGCGGCACGGGTCAGGAGTCGGGTCCGGTTCAGAGCCAGCCTGTTGAAGAGGTGGAAGCATCGCCTTAAGTTTAACTTAAGTTTCATTCAGTGCCACTTGAAAGTGCAAGCATAATCTCTCATATAGGAGTATTTAAAATGATGTGTAGCTCAACAGATGACATAATGCTTTGGATTTTGTATAGCTGTTTTGAACTTCCGATGTCACCATAAAACATTATACTTGCAGAGGACAACAAAACAACCCTTTTGCTCTCAAGGCCACTAGTCCCATCATGTTCCCTGTACAGAACGTGTAGTAACAGCAATGGAAACTGATctagtatgatttttaagtaacatTACATCATTATAACTCCAAGTGTGCTTTGCGTCAAACAGGCGTGACCCTCAGTGAATCTCCGTTGGCCACGGAAAGGTACTAGCAGTACAGTTACTATGTCATTGTCTCCGGCCTTGTTCATCACACACCTGGCTGAGAAGAGACTCTCCACTGACTTCTGTGATTGGTCCGAGGTCACCGACGGGCTCCTCTGAGAGTCtgagacagtgacagacagacagacagacagacacggtatgttcattttccatttctctctcttctctctcctctgagcTCACAACACAACTCTGCAtgactcctccatacagataaAAGGCACCAACTGAGGCTGGACAAACAATATCTAGAagctgtatttgtatttgtgtgtgtgtgtctgtgtatgtgcaaTGAATCAACATTATTGATGTAACCATAACAAAACAAACTTTCTCAGTTGAATGGAGACATTCATATTATTTGTTCGACTTGGAAGACAAGAATCTTCTTTAGCGAGATAACAACTCACTCTCTGTAAAGCTGCATCTTTCCCAGCCAGAGGAGGAGGGCGTGCTACAGGTAGAAGCATTATCTTCCACACCTAAAACTCAGCAAAATGATAGGTCAGTGACATATTAAAAATAGCACTGGTCTACATGAACACTAAAGCATATGTGTAAAATACTTAAAACCTGTAAGATCTGTCGATTGGGTGGTTATTTTTCCCTCTTGAAACAATCACCTGTCCaacattgcaaacattttcctcCTCTCACATACATATGTCAGTGAGTATGAAATACAAGGAAGATCGTACCAACAGGGAGGCTTCCATCCACAACATCCTCTGACATGCAGCTGGACTGGGATCGTCCAAGTCCAACTGAGTAATCTGGGTTTTTCCTGCTCCCCGAGCGAGAGCTGGACTGAGAGCCCCTCTTCAAACCATCACCTAAAACACCCAAGAAATTCAAACAGAACACTGTATTTCATGACCAGTTGATCTAAGGACGTGTTAGAACCGTTCCCGAACGTGTCATCAAAGGACACATTTATGTTGACTTTAATAATGGCCACAAGAAGTGCCATTAAAGGGGTTCGACGCTATAAAAACAACTGGTCGTGAAACATATTCATTCCATGAACAGGAGATGTCTAACCTGCACTGATGTAGTCGATAGACGTCTGTAGATATTCACTAGTGTCCAGATCGACGGGGACGTAGGCAGTGTATTTACTGAGGATGTTGCAGGCCTTGCTAGTGTGAATAGCATACAGGCGGTATCTTCTGCCAGAACCTGAGGAATCACGTTGTCATCACATCATCTCACTTACATACATTCTGTTTTAAACCTGCTTTTGGATAAAATCCGCTGTCTGAGAACTTGGCGGAAATATACTTTCCAGTATCTGCTACGGTATTACGAAAGAAAGTCAGTGAGACATTACCCATCTTTCTACGTACCATGCTCAATCTCACACTCCTTATCCGCCATATGCTCAAAGTCCTGAATGATGGAATGTCCGGCCAGGTGGTGGAAGGTTTCGTTCCAGAGATCCTCGTGAACCTTCTCCTCACGCTCTCTACCCTTCAGGTAAGGGGTTATGTCAAAGGTCACCTCCCACTTGACTGGCTTCCCACAGAGCAGGCCTGACACCACAGCCTTACAGTCCCCCTTCGCCACATCCTGAGGTTCTGATGTGGTGTTTGGGTCCAGGGTGGCTAAATGGTCTTGGGAGGGTTCTATCTCACACAGTTGGTTAGGGTAGCAGTCTGGTAACATAACAACCAGAAGTTAGACAGTTTGTCTGGGTTAACAGTAAGTGTAAAACTGCATTTACCATTACTCAGTGTTAGGGTGGGTGTGAGAACTTTTGTTAATTTGGACAGTCACTATCCTTCTGTCCAGAAACATCACCATAGCTCCACGTGACACATTTTAAGACCCACCTGTGTCTCCTAAGCTTCCAACAGAGGGATCAGTGGAGGAGGAACTGTCCTCCCCGCCAGCGTTTCTGACTCCTGGGGCTGTATCTGGTTCCCCCCTGTTCCTAGTGGCCCCAACCTGCATGTTGGAGCCAGGGGCCTGGGCTTGCTCTGGGTTCACATCTTGGGGTATCCCTTCCTGCTGTGGAGATGGCCAGTAAGAAGCTTCATTGGTATGGTGCCCTCTGGAGGCAATGACAGACGTAGCACACATGTTCACCAGCTGTGGCTGTCAGGGGTGAGACATAAACATTATTATGTTTAGTGAAGTACTATgtccaaaaacatttcattaaatcATTTTGCACTGTTCATTTATTTCGAcaatttctctttctttctttccttcttaaaTTAATGGGCCAAGGCAACTTCCCTGAGGGACACCGTGCTGTACACATGTGACATTAGATCTGCTCCCACTTAAGAAAACTCTGACAAGTAAGTATTCAACCATGTCTTGGCAGGTGATGTAAAGCCATGATGAATGAGTTTTACACAATAACCTTTTCTCAAAAACATCCAAGGATGAACTGAAATAATACACAGCTCAAACTATTATCTTATTATCTGTATTTTTAGCAAGTTACCACAGATTTGTCAGAGCAGTACAAAATAAGTGTCCTTCTTTATATTCAAGCAGACGGTCAGTAGTTTACTTGTTccctgaaaatgtaattataatttgTCCAACACAATTTTCTCCATCAGTTTACCAAAAGCAGAGATAAAAAAGACTGGGCGGCTGTTAAAGCCAGCAGAGGGTGCTTTACCTTCTGTAGGTAAATCATTTTCTTTAGCTTTCATCTACAACTGTGGACACTGTTTTAGGCTTTAGTTAAAAATATGCCAAATATAAGATAGGTGGCAATTAAATCTGTTACTATTTTTAACATTAACTCATCAATATTGTCTGTGAGTGGTGACTTCATTAATGAAAAACAGCAATTCTTCTCTTTCATATGCAGATTTCTTATGTATTGTTAATGTCATCTAGAGTTTCTTATAGATTTTcactgctatgcagatgacacataGCTGCCCATTTCCATGAAACATGGCAAAGCCCCAAAATTGCCTTACCTGAAAggaagggagatggagggaaaaaaatactCAGAAGAAAAAAGGTCTGCTGTCAGATTTGACAGTGAATCTCAACGGTTGTTCACTATTCTCTTGAAGACCTCAGCTTTACTCTGGACCCaaatacataaaacatattCCTCAAGAAATTTATTTCTATTTCTGTAACACTGCAAAaacaatttttctttttaatgcagAGGtgatgcagaaaagcatcgCCACAGTTTTGTTGCTAGGATTAGAGTACTGCAATGCTTTTCTAAATAAACTTCAAATAGTGATATACTGTTTCTGATAGTTAGAAATTTCAATAGAACCCAAACAATTAAAATTACTCCAGTGTTAGCCTTGTTTATTCCTGTTATGGCTAACACTAATTTCAAGGTTTCACTGCAAATCAAAAATGCATTACATGGAGTTGCTCCTAATTGTCTTTCTGAATTGGTCCTGCCGTACATACTAATAAGTAAGCCATGGTCAGAGAATGCGGTCCTTCTAACTGTTCAGAAAGACTAAACCAACAGTCCtatgatttcttcacaccatgTCATGCTTGTCCCTATATGAGAGTGACTGGAGTCACTGATTACTTAATTCTGTCTGGTGTCACACCCCTTGTGGCGTGTGCAACAGTAGAGAACACTTTGGGTTACACTCAGCCTGTTTCCAGGGTGGTTGGTGGTCCACTGGTGTCAATTTGGTGGATGGTGCATGACAAGTGGAGGAGTAATTTTCTGCCTGGTAGGACCTGTCTGGGGTTATCTCTGGATGGAGCTGCAGTGTTCCAGACCCCCCACCTCAGCTCTGTATCTACCCTAAAACAGCCTATATGCCAAGGCTATAGGGTTCGTCTATCTTATCGGCTATTCTGTTGGATCTTGTGTATGCACCTTCTAATTTCTAGGACCATAAAGAattgcacatgcacacaatatACATATATCACATTCCCTCCATTTCCATCTACCCAATCGGTACTGTGTAATTCAAGCTCAGCCCAAAACATCTATACAATTCTGTGTATGCATCAGTTACTCACACATTTATCTGTATTCATCAGATATCCAGCATTTTAGATCAAGCAACATATACGCAGCCATTTGGTATATCCAAATATCCACTCACACGCTACCAATGAGTTTACACTGACCACAAACAACGTGTAACTCAGCCAAGCAGCTCACTCGGCTGTTAATAAGGAGCATTAGAAGCAGTGTGAATGCAGAGGAATGGTTGtattttgattgtgtttgtgctCATTCAATAAAGAAACACGTTTATTCTTCACCGGGAGAAACaacatttctgacagttttgtctTGAATAGTTCAACTGTCACTGCCCCTGAAACCAGACGCTGGTGCACCGGTAACCCCTGGTCAACCAATAAACCCCAAGTAAACCACATCAACAAACTGAGACATCACCGAAAGGCAGGTGAGCCGTGTCTTGATTATACCAACCATCTATGGACAACCTTCGCGGAGGCCATTGTCATTCATGAAATGATTTTGGCTCTCGTCAGTAATGAGAGCACATTCCTCTTTTGTATTCTTGATTACACTCCAACTCAGCCCAGGATCAGATAGCTTTTCTCCCATCCCATTATCACTCCTCCGCTACGGCAATTTCAACACTGACTATCTGGATTGTTTTATTGGCAGGACTATATAATTGTCAAGCTGCCGGTAGATCAGAGAAATATTTGAGGTCTTcatgtgtgtatacatgcatacCCAACACCTGATGAAAACCAACCTCCAAACTATAAGGTTCTACTTTTCCCAGTGAGCACTTATTATTTTGGCTCCACTGTCTATGCTGTTCTCAAATTGCTTTCGCATCGTTATGTTTACAGAATAAATTGGGTGGGCCACCGTTTGCAGATTGCAATCAGTGAAATAATGCAAATCATATTTACACGTTCCCAGTGTGTTCCATAGGTTTTACTTTTCTAGAACAATTTACCTCAGAATCACTCGTCTTCAGGGTGGGACAGAGATGGAAACTAGAGAGACAGTAAGAGCATTGGACGCAGGGATCAAACCCCGGTCTTCAAGATAGAGAGCCTGATCTGTTACCTGGGCCTCAAAATAACCAACTGTGCACTTACCTGGTAGTTATTATTCCACTGGGCTCTGTAGTCAGGGCTGGTCTGGCCAATCAGCTCCTGGACCTTGGCTCTCCTCAGTGGGTTCTTCCCATCCGCTGAACTGGGGTCACTGGGAGTGTAGGTCTTCTTCACGCAGGAGCTGTGGTCCACTATTTGGTTGGTGCTATATGCACGTCTTCTATGGGATGTTTTACTGTCCATCcctgtagatgttttttttttaaatcattgatgTGCGcaaataaacaagaacatgTCTGACTGATTTTCCTGGTGAACTTGATAAGGTGAACCATAATACAATCGGAAACAAATTGAAAGGCAGAGATGAGGTGAAACGTCTGTATTCCTACCCATAATGTCATGTTCTGTGGGTCCAGAGCTGCTCTCTGACACGCCTTCCTGGTTGTAGTCAAACAAAGGGCCGGAGTGTACGTCCCTGTATGTTCCCTGACTGTCAGTAAAGCCAGTGGTCCGGCCTGGGTCCTCCTCTTGAGACTGGTAGAAAACTGAGCTAGCTGAACCATTGGAACGCATCATGCTGTAACGCCTCCTCTTATCCTGAGTTTCAACAGATGGATTATTATTCTGGGTGTCTCTCTACAGCACTTGAACGACAGAAATTGATATTTGCTGAGaggttaataaatgttctgtccctgagcaggCAGTTGAACCTAATTGCTCTCAGGTCGTGACTGAAAACAAGAATGCATTCTAAATCATActcacctggtaaaataacagcaAATAAATAGCTAAAATTAAAATAGATAGGAACAGACAGCGCAGTATACTGAGTTTATTCACATTCAGGAGTAAAATGTATTAGCATGTTAAACGCACTATATCAATGcatattgaaaaaaaatgttatGTAGCAATTAGCAATACCAAAGTTCAACGAGCAACAATGGCCTACAAAGCCACTTCGTCACGGTGTACGACCACTCACAGACTTGGGGTTAGGGTGGTAACGTGTGGTGTCACAGACGACACTGTAACCAATCAGACGATCCCCAGGGAACAGGAAGGTGGAGCCCACTGGGGAAAGCAACACCTCCTTGGTTTCTGGGAACAACCAGTCGATGGAAATGTCACTAAGCACCGGGGCCATGGTTTTCTTCAGGGACTTGATCATCTAATTGAaattagacagacagacggttGAATTGCAATGGAAGCGGACATCTATTGAAATAGGTTTGACGTGGCAGTGTCGTAATGATGTGGGAGAATACACAGCTGGTAGAGACATCCAGAGACATAGCTTTGAGCAACAGCTGTAGACGTGAAGCGTGGATATGTGGAATACATTATTAAGCACCTAGACTCACAAGACAGACTATggaataaacatatttttattccatAGCCATTGTGTTTATAATGCAAATGagattttgtatgtttaaaaATTATTCTGTTGCCTTTTTAGAATTATTTAGTTTGAATGCCTTTGTTACACATTGTAACAAAGGCACTCAAAACATAACATGTCTCGGGGAGCAGACTAATGGGTATTTTCCTCAACAAAATGAATTGTTGATTGGTAACGTTATAGAACATTCTGTCTGAACCATTTACATACGCTGCATAATGACCCTCCGCTATGACATTCAGAATAACTGGTTGTCATACAGAGGGGGGATAAACATGTCATAGGAAATGAGAACCTTGGGCTGGAGTCTCTCCCCTTCTGCCAAGAACTCGGCCGTTCCTTTGGAAACCGTGGCTAGTCCCGTCACCAGCCTTTTGCAGGCACTCTGACCGATGCCAAAGGTGTAGCACCTGCCAAAAGAGATGGACTCTTGTTTCTCTTCAGCTTAGACTGACAGACTTGAAATTATCAGCATGGGAATGCAAGCTTAATAAGAATCGGACATCTTATGTTTCAGAGAGAACATGCATTCCCTTGCAGAAACAGATCTCAATGTAATTTACTGTGCACAGCAGCGTAACACTAAGATGATGCCAAACAGGAAACTCTTTTTCTGTGTTGAAAGCGAAGACATGCCTAGGGGGTCTCTttaaatagagacagagacagacagacatacatacagacagacagatagaagaaaaagacagagaggtagaaagagacagacattcatacagacagacagatagatagaagacaaagacagagaggtagaaagagacagacattcatacagacagacagatagaagacaaagacagagaggtagaaagagacagagagagagacagacagagaaaggggggagaggCTGGGTAATCCCCACTGCAGCTCATACATTACCACACTGAAAAAGGTGGAAAGAAAGGAGAactgagagaatgagagagaattaCAGAAAATAAGAATGTAAAAAACTGAGATCAAGAGAGAAATGATCACTGTATCACCTTATCAGTTATCTCATTTGGTTTGTAAAGTGGACTTCACACTGAGGATGAATTTCAGAGGGCCGACATGGCTATTTCATTCTACACAGCAGCAGATGCAACAGCGATGGCCTCTCTCCATGTTAAGTGAGGCAAATCAGCGGGGATTTAAACCGAAACGCCTCATGTCAGATGTGAACTCCTGTTCGGCtgtccaaatggcatcctaaaCAGTACCAGCTTACATTGCACTACATACGGCTCTGCTGAAACGAAATGCAACATGAAGGGaccagggtgccatttgaggcACAGCCCAGGTGGCAGAAATAAACTACAATTATTCTGAGTTATAATCATTCTGGGTGTGTGGATGGACTGGAGAGACAACTATGTATCTAAttcaatcattttaaatggGAAATCAGAACAGGTTTATGAGAGGATGACCGCTGACCAAGATTGCAGATTCAAACATGAAAAAATTGTTATTTCCCAGCAGTGCTTGATGGTCTATCAACAGCTGGTGTTTTGATTCCGCCGGGGAATATTCACAGCCGCTTTCTCTTTCTTGAGAATCTCTAGTGTTTAACACATCACCGTATTTTTGGGATTGTACACAAATGTATAGAGGAATGCCAGAGGATATCTGgtccttgtttgtttgtgacacacatgtctgaaTGATATCAGTGGATCATTGGGTCCTCTGGCCATTTGTTAATCTGCCTAAACCGTCTGttctttgttcttcaggaatgtggccGGCAGTCATTTACAAAGTTCCCCCAGCCCCTTGGGGGGAGTCGGGCCAATTTGCCCATTTGGGGGAACACTAGGGACAGATAGGTAGACACCTAGGTAAACACACGACAGGGGACAGGAAGGGAAAAGGAACATGATGTTGTCTTTACAGGAGGAATGTGCAGATTCTTATCCCCACCCCTTAGTTGTATGAGTATTGATGATTCATTAGTTACCTCAGAGATCTCACTGactttgtatctgtgtgtatctctctatttgcaaataaactgctaactGTGctaagagaattttgtctctgtacctacATCCTACAGCGTTCTAAtagatggaattgccatcacaatttgtagCTActtaaatgcattaaaatggTACTGGGAAGTTCATGGTGATTTTAAGGAAGATCAAGTAGCCTAATCACTGACCATAAACATTTGTCCCATTCACTGTTGATGTGTCCTACATAGCTTGTGAGGATCATAGAGGAACTTACTGTTCCTGTGAGTCATACTAGTAATGCTAGATAGCTTAAACTGCTCAAAAGTTTGTCAAattcatataaataaaatggaaaGCACTCTATACGTCCAAACCGCTAAATTCTGGACACTGCGGTAAATACGCAAGTAACAGTTCTGTGAAGGAAATGTCAACGCAATCAATGGGAATTTTCATGGGGAATGTCACGGACAAGCAGGCATTGTGTTCATCTGGTGCGGCAGGCATGTTGGATAGGCTGAGAAGTTTAAAGCCTAATTTATTCTTCTATGACGGGATGGATTGGACATCTTGTTGTATTGCTTGGAAGGTGAATCATGTTTTGGTGTTTCAACATTGAGCTTTTATCAGTTCCTGCACAATTTCTCTCTGGTTTTGTGGTGATTACAAAGTTTGTTCAGGTTGAGATTAAGGGTTGGGTTGGGGAGGGGCCGGGCCGGGGATTGGTGGGCGTGTTTACCTGGTGAAGCGGGCGTGGCTGCGGACCAGCTCTATGACCTTCCCTGTGTTGCTGACGGCCCCGTCTGTAAGAAGGAAGAGTATGCGTGGATGACCAGCCTGCATGGGCTGCCTCAGGATCCAGTTGAGCGGCGCCAGGAGGTTTGTGCCACCCATGTCAGCCCGAATCTTCCTGATGTACTCACAAGCCATGGCAACTGTTTCCTAAAATCACGAAGAgcgcaataaaaaaaaaaacgtatcatttattaattttatttataatcaatcaatcaaatttatttataaagccctttttacaacagcagttgtcacaaagtgctttacagagacacccggccttaaaccccaaggagcaaacaacagtagtgttgaatttcataaTAATGATACATAATTCTTACTAATCTTTCAGAACCAGGGAAGCATGGCTCAGACTCATAGTCCAACTATGCatgaaataaaaagtattttagcACTGAAATGCAGTTCAATAATTGAAAGGAATAACAATCATGTTCTGCCTTCCCCCTACCTCATCATAGCTTTGACTAGTAGTAAAGAGGGATTTAAATGTGGAGCCAAATCCGATGATATTAAACATGTTGGCAGGCACAAGGCTCTTCAGGATCACCACCATGGCATCCTATGAACAGCataaaaaatagaaacacaAGGTTAACTATGTCCTTTTAGATTTTTCTGTGAACTCTTTCTGATGAATACCGATATCTGTATGAATACAGAATTGtacacacaataaaataaaagtaagtAAGTTTAAGGGGCAAGCTGGAAATTTTAAGGAGCAGGGCAATCAAGGAGTTGGTGTCATGTGAAGTCATGATGAAGTTAGCCTCCATCTTGTTTGAGGAAGAAGACAGGAGCAATAAAGAACAGACCAGGAAACGCTCACTTCACTTGTTTTAATACATACggtagaaagaaaaagaaaagaaaaaggtagtGGATCTGTCAGTGTTTCCTCCATTGCCTAACAACCGGCCTTGTTAACCTGGCTGCAGGTGTTCTCCGTGACCTTTCTGGGAATAACTGTTTCTGTCTGCAGCAGCATGCAGttaaattttatttaatgtaagtcatttagcagatgctcttatccagagaaatGTACTCATGGAAATGTAAAGATCGGCAGGTGGCCCACATTACAGTTACACATGTGTACATTTGGGGCAGGGGCGCAAGATATCCGCAGAGATGACATAGTATCATTGAGTGTCAAATGCATGGAGTCATAGGAGAAACCGTGAGAGAATATGACAGAGCCATGTGCATACAGAAACAAGGAGCGGACACAGAACCATGCCTTGGGGGGAACCAGTAGTGAGGGCATGTGTTGCACGCGTCATATCCTCTCCACCTGGCAGGAGTGGATGGACAGACGGGGGGCAATGCAGGGGTGTGCAGCCTGACAAGCCTATGACTGAGTGGGGAAGAGGTGGATAGAGCGGCGAGCCTCCATGACACAGAAGAGAGCAATCTCAGTTGTGTGCCCACATTACACTCCTAATACAGTCTTCTCTGTATTACATGACACTGTAAAGTATGTGTGTGAACTGGAGAAGTTCCAAATAATCCAGTGGATTTCTATCATTTATAATGTGTGCACACTGGAGAAGTTCCAAATAATCCAGTGGATTTCTTTCATTTATAATGTGTGCACACTGGAGAAATTCCATATAATCCAGTGGATTTCTATCATTTATAATGTGTGCATACTGGAGAAGCTCCAAATAATCCAATGGATTTTTATCATTTATAATGTGTATGCACTGGAGAAATGCCATATAATTCAGTGGATTTCTATAATTTATAACGTGTGCACTAAAGAAGTTCCATGTAATCCAGTGGATTTATATCATTTATAATGTGAGGCTCCATATAATCTAACCATATAATCTCCATATAAGGATATAATAGATTTCTATAATTTATAATGTGAGCAATTTGAGAAGTTCTATGTAATTTGATGTAATTTTTGAATTTCCATATAATCCAATCTGTATACACTGTATTGTCTCTGTTGGAACAGAAGGCCTGGAGtgtaataaaaagaaatagTCCTCCACAACCATTCACGTTGACCTGTAATAATTGAATACAACAAT is a window from the Esox lucius isolate fEsoLuc1 chromosome 12, fEsoLuc1.pri, whole genome shotgun sequence genome containing:
- the vwa5b1 gene encoding von Willebrand factor A domain-containing protein 5B1 isoform X1: MPGLINKERQNALPLSVSEITSCVRGYTLALTASMTYNNFEDHPIEGIFIYPLEECSTVVGFEAMISSQIITVQIKDKSKMDDCYLDYCTTANGAPQSGSGHIVLDEDLERTVLVVNLGIIPPLETVHVLVSTSSELPTLPNGGIRVTSPPVCTPRVQRTINEEQGLSPNFQNRTRDSRHSCALGPLDQTPQLCMALLLEEEAINSIDYEFSFQLEIRAPYLLAGVESPSHAIRADADPLARSATSVVITLADKYTYDCPVEILIYPSEPHLLHVLIEDGDMTLEEYDEHLTGKSDYIKATKKDSSNDKKVEIIRKRLHKDILHNPVVMLNFCPDLKSMTSDLRKVHGELIFLIDRSGSMSGVNINRVKDAMVVILKSLVPANMFNIIGFGSTFKSLFTTSQSYDEETVAMACEYIRKIRADMGGTNLLAPLNWILRQPMQAGHPRILFLLTDGAVSNTGKVIELVRSHARFTRCYTFGIGQSACKRLVTGLATVSKGTAEFLAEGERLQPKMIKSLKKTMAPVLSDISIDWLFPETKEVLLSPVGSTFLFPGDRLIGYSVVCDTTRYHPNPKSDKRRRYSMMRSNGSASSVFYQSQEEDPGRTTGFTDSQGTYRDVHSGPLFDYNQEGVSESSSGPTEHDIMGMDSKTSHRRRAYSTNQIVDHSSCVKKTYTPSDPSSADGKNPLRRAKVQELIGQTSPDYRAQWNNNYQPQLVNMCATSVIASRGHHTNEASYWPSPQQEGIPQDVNPEQAQAPGSNMQVGATRNRGEPDTAPGVRNAGGEDSSSSTDPSVGSLGDTDCYPNQLCEIEPSQDHLATLDPNTTSEPQDVAKGDCKAVVSGLLCGKPVKWEVTFDITPYLKGREREEKVHEDLWNETFHHLAGHSIIQDFEHMADKECEIEHGSGRRYRLYAIHTSKACNILSKYTAYVPVDLDTSEYLQTSIDYISAGDGLKRGSQSSSRSGSRKNPDYSVGLGRSQSSCMSEDVVDGSLPVGVEDNASTCSTPSSSGWERCSFTENSQRSPSVTSDQSQKSVESLFSARLALNRTRLLTRAARGFMFRTHSRTSESIGENENENKDYIPLVSLQMACGAFRLDSALCEAIGVPMDKLKWTSPFNSHRVSLGHHVSHAAVHRSDGSAVNDGQRPSSPPLFKGSSKETEMGLTGHYQHQPGDLAVCSHSQEVIRPLTPTASALAKLPFSSHSQTDSGLGSEAESVEMTPAGGKKLDTEGMVWASAVALAWLEHSSASYFIEWELIAAKASMWLSAQSIPEGKDLAAVKSAANQLFIILRHWDENLQLNMLCYNPNSV
- the vwa5b1 gene encoding von Willebrand factor A domain-containing protein 5B1 isoform X2, whose protein sequence is MPGLINKERQNALPLSVSEITSCVRGYTLALTASMTYNNFEDHPIEGIFIYPLEECSTVVGFEAMISSQIITVQIKDKSKMDDCYLDYCTTANGAPQSGSGHIVLDEDLERTVLVVNLGIIPPLETVHVLVSTSSELPTLPNGGIRVTSPPVCTPRVQRTINEEQGLSPNFQNRTRDSRHSCALGPLDQTPQLCMALLLEEEAINSIDYEFSFQLEIRAPYLLAGVESPSHAIRADADPLARSATSVVITLADKYTYDCPVEILIYPSEPHLLHVLIEDGDMTLEEYDEHLTGKSDYIKATKKDSSNDKKVEIIRKRLHKDILHNPVVMLNFCPDLKSMTSDLRKVHGELIFLIDRSGSMSGVNINRVKDAMVVILKSLVPANMFNIIGFGSTFKSLFTTSQSYDEETVAMACEYIRKIRADMGGTNLLAPLNWILRQPMQAGHPRILFLLTDGAVSNTGKVIELVRSHARFTRCYTFGIGQSACKRLVTGLATVSKGTAEFLAEGERLQPKMIKSLKKTMAPVLSDISIDWLFPETKEVLLSPVGSTFLFPGDRLIGYSVVCDTTRYHPNPKSDKRRRYSMMRSNGSASSVFYQSQEEDPGRTTGFTDSQGTYRDVHSGPLFDYNQEGVSESSSGPTEHDIMGMDSKTSHRRRAYSTNQIVDHSSCVKKTYTPSDPSSADGKNPLRRAKVQELIGQTSPDYRAQWNNNYQQEGIPQDVNPEQAQAPGSNMQVGATRNRGEPDTAPGVRNAGGEDSSSSTDPSVGSLGDTDCYPNQLCEIEPSQDHLATLDPNTTSEPQDVAKGDCKAVVSGLLCGKPVKWEVTFDITPYLKGREREEKVHEDLWNETFHHLAGHSIIQDFEHMADKECEIEHGSGRRYRLYAIHTSKACNILSKYTAYVPVDLDTSEYLQTSIDYISAGDGLKRGSQSSSRSGSRKNPDYSVGLGRSQSSCMSEDVVDGSLPVGVEDNASTCSTPSSSGWERCSFTENSQRSPSVTSDQSQKSVESLFSARLALNRTRLLTRAARGFMFRTHSRTSESIGENENENKDYIPLVSLQMACGAFRLDSALCEAIGVPMDKLKWTSPFNSHRVSLGHHVSHAAVHRSDGSAVNDGQRPSSPPLFKGSSKETEMGLTGHYQHQPGDLAVCSHSQEVIRPLTPTASALAKLPFSSHSQTDSGLGSEAESVEMTPAGGKKLDTEGMVWASAVALAWLEHSSASYFIEWELIAAKASMWLSAQSIPEGKDLAAVKSAANQLFIILRHWDENLQLNMLCYNPNSV